In Halorubrum sp. PV6, a single window of DNA contains:
- a CDS encoding AbrB/MazE/SpoVT family DNA-binding domain-containing protein gives METRKLQEVGGGTFTVSIPKEWATEHSFEVGMQLQLYTHRDGSILIRSSEADVSRLDDATVTVDEGGPDAVGRLVRLTHELGFETITLRRDEPFSDAERNAARAAARDLVGTNVTAEADRAITVRQLLDTSSVSICQSIVQLQYVVVSLLCDAVEAFFDAADAGTRIRERAAEAHRSVAMVTRHFCRSLVSHAELDALDVSRAELFAYYATANRLGTVADHAVRIATAGARLSEPPAAETGTELRAVSDDAAEGVDDAVTAVLSEDAGQARQARRRCDDALDALDALEDRLYDGSLTGSVPAAAALSETLSNLRRVADCGQSVADIATRAAIRDANVDL, from the coding sequence ATGGAGACCAGAAAGCTGCAGGAGGTCGGCGGCGGCACGTTCACGGTCTCGATTCCGAAGGAGTGGGCGACGGAACACAGCTTCGAGGTGGGGATGCAGCTACAGCTGTACACCCACCGCGACGGGTCGATACTCATCCGGTCGTCGGAGGCGGACGTCTCCCGGCTCGACGACGCGACCGTCACCGTCGACGAGGGGGGTCCGGACGCGGTGGGACGGCTCGTCCGGCTCACCCACGAGCTCGGCTTCGAGACGATCACGCTGCGCCGGGACGAGCCCTTCTCGGACGCGGAGCGAAACGCCGCCAGAGCCGCGGCCAGAGACCTCGTCGGCACCAACGTCACCGCCGAGGCCGACCGAGCGATCACGGTCAGACAGCTGTTGGACACGTCGTCGGTCTCGATCTGTCAGTCTATCGTCCAGCTGCAGTACGTCGTCGTCTCGCTGCTCTGTGACGCGGTCGAGGCGTTCTTCGACGCCGCAGACGCCGGCACGCGCATCCGCGAACGCGCCGCGGAGGCACACCGGTCGGTCGCGATGGTCACGCGACACTTCTGTCGGTCGCTGGTCTCGCACGCCGAGCTGGACGCGCTGGACGTCTCTCGGGCCGAGCTGTTCGCCTACTACGCGACCGCGAACCGGCTCGGTACCGTCGCGGACCACGCGGTCCGGATCGCGACCGCCGGCGCGCGCCTCTCCGAGCCGCCCGCGGCGGAGACGGGGACCGAACTGCGGGCCGTCTCGGACGACGCGGCTGAGGGCGTCGACGACGCCGTGACCGCGGTGCTCTCGGAGGACGCGGGGCAGGCGCGGCAAGCGAGACGCCGGTGTGACGACGCGCTCGACGCGCTCGACGCGCTCGAAGACCGACTGTACGACGGCTCGCTCACCGGGTCGGTGCCGGCGGCCGCGGCGCTGTCGGAGACGCTCTCGAACCTGCGGCGAGTGGCCGACTGCGGGCAGTCCGTGGCCGACATCGCCACGCGGGCGGCCATCCGAGACGCGAACGTCGACCTGTGA
- a CDS encoding halo transducer protein: protein MTDEQPTEARTDLDGLSIDRAVDAVAEGAGDAGELRETLAIVAEDGVVRRSAVDDAVANASMVATTAETRTELAGGQLSDVRETAAPVADLPLVSARLDDYEARLDAVEDRSAALGDAIQEILDSKADGDLYEIARQIRRVTNAASDVQRAADDLQFELDSFEGWLTDADQRTEELRGDIDALAESVDELDDTADALDDDGTGPDRDPASTWVAATTQHRVAGLMITDLRAELAALRTWAAREDGTESPPDDVDARLDAVESTHEAVGDRLAACADPEWTAAFDDRLASLDERLSAMEPPVEWGEVEAVVAEHRPADGR from the coding sequence ATGACCGACGAGCAGCCGACCGAGGCTCGAACCGACCTCGACGGCCTCTCCATCGACCGGGCGGTCGACGCCGTCGCCGAGGGCGCTGGCGACGCTGGCGAGCTGCGGGAGACCCTCGCGATCGTCGCGGAGGACGGCGTCGTCCGGCGGTCGGCCGTCGACGACGCGGTCGCGAACGCGTCGATGGTCGCGACGACCGCCGAGACCCGAACGGAGCTGGCGGGAGGGCAGTTGAGCGACGTGCGCGAGACGGCCGCGCCGGTGGCCGATCTGCCCCTCGTGTCGGCGCGGCTCGACGACTACGAGGCGCGCCTCGACGCGGTCGAGGACCGGTCCGCGGCCCTCGGCGACGCGATTCAGGAGATACTCGATAGCAAGGCCGACGGCGACCTGTACGAGATCGCCCGGCAGATTAGGCGGGTCACGAACGCGGCGAGCGACGTGCAGCGCGCCGCCGACGACCTGCAGTTCGAACTCGACTCGTTTGAGGGGTGGCTCACCGACGCCGACCAGCGCACCGAGGAGCTCCGCGGCGACATCGACGCCCTCGCGGAATCGGTGGACGAACTCGACGACACCGCCGACGCGCTCGACGACGACGGAACCGGGCCGGACCGCGACCCGGCGTCGACGTGGGTCGCGGCGACGACGCAACACCGCGTCGCCGGCCTGATGATAACCGACCTCCGTGCGGAGCTGGCCGCCCTTCGGACGTGGGCCGCGCGGGAGGACGGAACCGAGAGCCCGCCGGACGACGTCGACGCGCGGCTCGACGCGGTGGAGTCGACCCACGAGGCCGTCGGGGACCGGCTCGCGGCCTGTGCCGACCCCGAGTGGACCGCGGCGTTCGACGACCGACTGGCGTCGCTAGACGAGCGGCTCAGCGCGATGGAGCCGCCGGTCGAGTGGGGCGAGGTCGAGGCCGTCGTCGCGGAGCACCGTCCCGCGGACGGACGGTAA
- a CDS encoding low molecular weight phosphatase family protein, with amino-acid sequence MALVCVQNAGRSQMAAAFAERERDRRDAGDQIEIVSGGTRPADHVHGVVVEAMREVDIDLGDREPREVTPEELQSVDLVITMGCSASDVCPATWNGENRDWDLDDPHGRPLAEVREIRDEIEERVGALFDEQLSALAATE; translated from the coding sequence ATCGCCCTCGTGTGCGTCCAGAACGCGGGCCGAAGCCAGATGGCGGCGGCGTTCGCCGAGCGGGAACGCGACCGACGCGACGCCGGAGACCAGATCGAGATCGTCAGCGGCGGAACGCGACCGGCCGACCACGTTCACGGCGTCGTCGTCGAGGCGATGCGCGAGGTGGACATCGACCTCGGCGACCGGGAGCCGCGCGAGGTGACCCCCGAGGAGCTGCAGTCGGTCGACCTCGTGATCACGATGGGGTGTTCGGCGTCGGACGTCTGCCCCGCGACGTGGAACGGCGAGAACCGCGACTGGGACCTCGACGACCCGCACGGCCGCCCGCTCGCGGAGGTGCGCGAGATCCGCGACGAGATCGAGGAGCGCGTGGGCGCGCTGTTCGACGAGCAACTGTCGGCGCTCGCAGCGACGGAATGA
- a CDS encoding DUF302 domain-containing protein, with protein MSIPFDPQELDPSEYGETQTTLETDHESAIERVREVCLDAGFGIPVEFSPSDMLNEKVNADRDPYYVLGACNPAVADRALDATDGRIGALFPCNMVIRQEAPNEQVVYHVSIMKIARLLGLPTDDEEMDAIIADTGELVDAVFAELDE; from the coding sequence ATGTCGATTCCGTTCGATCCACAGGAGCTCGACCCTTCGGAGTACGGCGAGACGCAGACGACGCTCGAAACCGACCACGAGTCGGCCATCGAACGCGTCCGCGAGGTGTGTCTCGACGCCGGCTTCGGGATACCCGTCGAGTTCTCCCCGTCGGACATGCTCAACGAGAAGGTCAACGCCGACCGCGATCCGTACTACGTCCTCGGCGCCTGCAACCCGGCGGTCGCCGACCGCGCGCTCGACGCGACCGACGGTCGGATCGGCGCCCTGTTCCCGTGTAACATGGTCATCCGCCAGGAGGCGCCGAACGAGCAGGTCGTCTACCACGTCTCGATCATGAAGATCGCACGGCTGCTCGGCCTCCCGACCGACGACGAGGAGATGGACGCGATCATCGCCGACACCGGCGAGTTGGTCGACGCCGTGTTCGCGGAACTGGACGAGTGA
- a CDS encoding DUF5789 family protein, which yields MSDTDEAEAEEPAVELGEGPDVAGEPIARVASRLTWPATCSHLLAQEGDATIRTPDGPQNLDDVLADSEVPLFESRSEFVTEVEERVGRGPVATE from the coding sequence ATGAGCGACACCGACGAGGCCGAAGCCGAGGAACCGGCCGTCGAACTGGGCGAGGGGCCGGACGTGGCGGGCGAGCCGATCGCTCGCGTCGCGTCCCGGCTCACGTGGCCCGCGACGTGTAGCCACCTGCTCGCACAGGAGGGCGACGCGACGATCCGGACGCCCGACGGGCCGCAGAATCTGGACGACGTGCTGGCCGACTCAGAGGTTCCCTTGTTCGAGAGCCGCAGCGAGTTCGTGACCGAGGTCGAAGAGCGCGTCGGGCGCGGCCCGGTCGCGACCGAGTAG
- a CDS encoding Xaa-Pro peptidase family protein, protein MEDSHADQDVHADRRASAAARLGATGADGLVCFPGRNLQYLTGFDEAPAERHLFLVVPAADREGDATVTDPTFLVPSLYETQVRADTSVESVRTWDDGDDPTAAVRALLGDCGLREGRLLVDDTMWATFTQDLRTAAPEASWGLASEALGALRVRKDAAELDAMRAAAAAADRTVEDLRELGADAVGMTERELADWVADRLAAHGGSGTSFDTIVAAGPNGAKPHHGCGDREVRAGEPVVLDFGTRVDGYPSDQTRTLVFDGEPPAAYRRVHEAVREAQAAAVEAVEPGVTAGSIDRAARAVIESAGYGDAFVHRTGHGVGLDVHEEPYIVADSDRTLEPGMVFSVEPGVYLDGEFGCRIEDLVVVTDDGCERLNDTDRGWR, encoded by the coding sequence ATGGAAGACAGCCACGCGGACCAAGACGTCCACGCGGACCGCCGAGCGAGCGCGGCGGCGCGACTCGGAGCGACCGGCGCCGACGGACTCGTCTGTTTCCCCGGTCGAAACCTCCAGTACCTCACCGGCTTCGACGAGGCGCCCGCCGAGCGGCACCTGTTCCTCGTCGTGCCGGCGGCCGACCGCGAGGGCGACGCGACCGTCACCGACCCGACCTTCCTCGTCCCGTCGCTCTACGAGACGCAGGTCCGAGCGGATACCAGCGTCGAGTCGGTCCGGACCTGGGACGACGGCGACGATCCGACCGCCGCCGTCCGGGCGCTGCTCGGCGACTGCGGGCTCCGGGAGGGCCGACTCCTCGTCGACGACACGATGTGGGCCACGTTCACGCAGGACCTCCGGACCGCCGCACCCGAGGCTTCGTGGGGGCTCGCGAGCGAGGCCCTCGGCGCCCTCCGCGTCAGGAAAGACGCGGCCGAACTGGACGCGATGCGCGCGGCCGCGGCGGCGGCGGACCGAACGGTCGAGGACCTCCGCGAACTCGGCGCCGACGCCGTCGGGATGACGGAACGCGAACTCGCGGACTGGGTGGCCGACCGGCTGGCCGCCCACGGGGGGTCGGGAACGTCGTTCGACACCATCGTCGCCGCCGGCCCGAACGGCGCGAAGCCCCACCACGGGTGTGGCGATCGCGAGGTTCGGGCGGGCGAGCCCGTCGTCCTCGATTTCGGCACGCGGGTCGACGGCTACCCCTCGGACCAGACGCGGACGCTGGTGTTCGACGGCGAGCCGCCGGCGGCGTACCGGCGCGTCCACGAGGCCGTCCGCGAGGCGCAGGCCGCCGCCGTCGAGGCGGTCGAGCCGGGCGTCACCGCCGGGTCGATCGACCGGGCGGCGCGCGCGGTCATCGAGTCGGCCGGCTACGGCGACGCGTTCGTCCACCGGACCGGTCACGGCGTGGGGCTCGACGTGCACGAGGAGCCGTACATCGTGGCCGACAGCGACCGGACGCTGGAGCCCGGAATGGTGTTCTCGGTGGAGCCGGGCGTCTACCTCGACGGAGAGTTCGGCTGCCGGATCGAGGACCTCGTCGTCGTCACGGACGACGGCTGCGAGCGACTCAACGACACCGATCGCGGCTGGCGGTAG
- a CDS encoding VOC family protein, translating into MAGIAFYATERHDELVDFYRDTMGATVRLEQPDCTILGFDNMLFGFCERDRTDDCGTLTFVYPDREAVDAAHDRLAAAPGASAVETPHRNDRYDIYQFFAADPDGRAVECQAFLDDSVSLS; encoded by the coding sequence ATGGCCGGCATCGCCTTCTACGCGACCGAGCGACACGACGAACTCGTCGATTTCTACCGCGACACGATGGGTGCGACGGTGCGGCTCGAACAGCCCGACTGCACGATTTTGGGGTTCGACAACATGCTGTTCGGCTTCTGTGAGCGCGACCGCACCGACGACTGCGGGACGCTCACGTTCGTCTATCCGGACCGCGAGGCGGTCGACGCGGCCCACGACCGCCTCGCGGCCGCGCCGGGAGCGAGCGCCGTCGAGACGCCGCACCGAAACGATCGGTACGACATCTACCAGTTCTTCGCCGCGGACCCCGACGGGCGGGCGGTCGAGTGTCAGGCGTTCCTCGACGACTCGGTGTCGCTCTCCTGA
- a CDS encoding PQQ-binding-like beta-propeller repeat protein: protein MTDRTRRDWLRVLGAAGAAGLAGCAGSDPPKPPADGAPTVPADADEVSTQFRQGLRNTGYVDATIPDAVETAWELPANRGEHSATKGSPVAAPNGQILLADDTGRVQSIAPGGSVTWATSISDATRGSHGTPAIADGRLYVGTYDGVVSSLALADGEILWQTEVGDAAAASPTYLAGELYVAVEHSPPDGSLVMMDAASGEIEWRDRRPTDHPHSTVAIDRSHGRLIFGSNDGHCYAWSFPSLEREWAYDTGGDIKLPLAISDGVAVVPSWAGTVTGLDVEDGSVLWEFETDGGETAKGSPDPIATGGVMCAPAVADGEVYVGSHDTNVYAIDLETGEKVWATPTDGWVTGNAVATNDHVLVGSYDTKLYALDRDDGSVTWSVANRGEVTSAPLVTDDGIYYAERAPEATDEAGLCYKLVASD from the coding sequence ATGACCGACCGAACCCGCCGCGACTGGCTGCGCGTCCTCGGCGCCGCGGGCGCCGCCGGGCTCGCCGGCTGTGCCGGCTCCGATCCGCCGAAGCCGCCGGCAGACGGGGCGCCCACGGTGCCCGCCGATGCCGACGAGGTGTCGACGCAGTTCCGCCAGGGCCTCCGGAACACCGGGTACGTCGACGCGACGATACCCGACGCCGTCGAGACCGCGTGGGAACTCCCGGCGAACCGCGGCGAGCACTCGGCGACGAAGGGGAGCCCGGTGGCGGCGCCGAACGGCCAGATCCTGCTCGCCGACGACACCGGCCGCGTGCAGTCGATCGCGCCCGGCGGCTCGGTGACGTGGGCGACCTCGATAAGCGACGCCACGCGCGGCAGCCACGGGACCCCCGCGATCGCGGACGGGCGGCTGTACGTCGGCACCTACGACGGCGTGGTCTCCTCGCTGGCGCTCGCGGACGGCGAGATCCTCTGGCAGACCGAGGTCGGCGACGCCGCGGCCGCCAGCCCGACCTACCTCGCGGGGGAGCTCTACGTCGCGGTCGAACACTCGCCGCCCGACGGGAGCCTCGTCATGATGGACGCGGCGAGCGGTGAGATCGAGTGGCGCGACCGCCGCCCCACCGACCACCCGCACTCGACCGTCGCGATCGACCGGAGCCACGGCCGCCTCATCTTCGGGTCGAACGACGGCCACTGCTACGCGTGGTCGTTCCCGTCGTTGGAACGCGAGTGGGCCTACGACACCGGCGGCGATATCAAACTCCCGCTGGCCATCAGCGACGGGGTCGCCGTGGTCCCCTCGTGGGCGGGAACCGTCACGGGACTCGACGTCGAGGACGGCTCGGTGCTGTGGGAGTTCGAGACCGACGGCGGGGAGACCGCGAAGGGGAGCCCCGACCCGATCGCGACGGGCGGCGTCATGTGCGCGCCGGCGGTCGCCGACGGCGAGGTGTACGTCGGCAGCCACGACACCAACGTCTACGCGATCGACCTCGAAACCGGCGAGAAGGTGTGGGCGACCCCCACGGACGGCTGGGTCACCGGGAACGCCGTCGCCACGAACGACCACGTGCTCGTCGGCTCGTACGACACGAAGCTGTACGCGCTCGACCGCGACGACGGCTCCGTCACCTGGTCCGTGGCCAATCGCGGCGAAGTCACCAGCGCGCCGCTCGTGACCGACGACGGGATCTACTACGCCGAGCGCGCCCCCGAGGCCACCGACGAGGCGGGGCTGTGCTACAAACTCGTCGCGAGCGACTGA
- a CDS encoding tRNA(Ile)(2)-agmatinylcytidine synthase produces the protein MLIVAVDDTDSREQGMCTTYVGARLAERLAATGGRVRRRLLVRLNPAVKHKTRGNAAVALHVSGVDPDAAFERAAETVREFAAVDDPRTSPGVVVADLGAAATTADPRDPDGECVPDTLLPEGVTVPDDVAAFARRALRHRLSLDDALDIADGHGYRHAAFGTGGETPETAVAGRGRIGALAAVGAAGAFGDWTVERISYRELDRCGTPRDVDAESVFAAADRGYPVVWDTVDRDTGETVCVPNAPGPILHGIRGDDAAACREVAAAIESEPVERAATFLTNQGTDAHLAAGVIGDLRDGAGYRVEGVVASDPETKRGGHVHVDVAAPDGAPDDDPASRLRCVAFKPTGRFRDRVRALRPGDRVTLCGEHEVRPATGDAGGDEAGSGETATLKVEKFAVRDLRETERVVPTCPDCERSMSSAGRGQGYRCRDCGTDAPGKVAVGVDRDLAPGWYEVPPSARRHVAKPLVRGGFDGPTHPER, from the coding sequence ATGCTCATCGTCGCCGTCGACGACACCGACTCCCGCGAGCAGGGGATGTGTACGACCTACGTCGGCGCGCGGCTGGCCGAGCGGCTCGCTGCGACCGGGGGACGCGTCCGTCGCCGCCTCCTCGTCCGGCTCAACCCGGCGGTGAAACACAAGACGCGCGGCAACGCCGCGGTCGCGCTCCACGTCTCGGGCGTCGACCCCGACGCGGCGTTCGAGCGCGCCGCCGAGACGGTCCGCGAGTTCGCGGCGGTCGACGACCCTCGAACGTCGCCCGGCGTCGTCGTCGCCGACCTGGGCGCGGCCGCGACGACCGCCGACCCGCGCGACCCGGACGGCGAGTGCGTGCCAGATACTCTCCTCCCGGAGGGGGTGACGGTTCCGGACGACGTGGCCGCGTTCGCCCGGCGCGCGCTCCGGCATCGGCTCTCGCTCGACGACGCGCTCGACATCGCCGACGGACACGGGTACCGACACGCGGCGTTCGGGACCGGCGGGGAGACCCCCGAAACGGCGGTCGCCGGCCGCGGCCGGATCGGCGCGCTCGCAGCGGTCGGCGCCGCGGGCGCGTTCGGCGACTGGACCGTCGAGCGCATCTCGTATCGCGAGCTGGACCGCTGCGGGACGCCGCGCGACGTCGACGCCGAGAGCGTCTTCGCCGCCGCCGACCGGGGGTACCCGGTCGTCTGGGACACCGTCGACCGCGACACGGGCGAGACGGTCTGTGTCCCGAACGCCCCCGGACCGATCCTCCACGGTATCCGCGGCGACGACGCCGCGGCGTGTCGCGAGGTCGCCGCGGCCATCGAGAGCGAACCGGTCGAGCGCGCCGCGACCTTCCTGACGAACCAGGGGACCGACGCCCACCTCGCGGCTGGTGTCATCGGCGACCTCCGCGACGGCGCCGGGTACCGCGTCGAGGGGGTCGTCGCGAGCGACCCGGAGACGAAACGCGGGGGACACGTCCACGTCGACGTGGCGGCGCCGGACGGGGCGCCCGACGACGACCCGGCGTCGCGGCTCCGGTGTGTGGCTTTTAAACCGACCGGCCGGTTCCGCGACCGCGTTCGGGCGCTCCGCCCCGGCGACCGGGTGACGCTCTGTGGCGAACACGAGGTCCGCCCGGCCACGGGCGACGCCGGAGGCGACGAGGCAGGTAGCGGCGAGACGGCGACGTTGAAAGTAGAGAAGTTCGCCGTACGCGACCTCCGCGAGACGGAACGCGTCGTCCCGACCTGTCCCGACTGCGAGCGGTCGATGTCCTCGGCCGGTCGGGGACAGGGGTACCGCTGTCGCGACTGCGGCACCGACGCGCCGGGGAAGGTCGCGGTCGGCGTCGACCGCGACCTTGCGCCCGGCTGGTACGAGGTGCCGCCGAGCGCCCGGCGCCACGTCGCGAAGCCCCTCGTTCGCGGCGGCTTCGACGGGCCGACCCACCCGGAGCGGTGA
- a CDS encoding transcriptional regulator: MTRTALIENITAMLEDAGFLVSDRCAIRPKSFDVAARRGEDLVLLKILGNVDALDAETGAEMRRLGEYLQATPMVIGVRTRDEDLKPGVVYFRHGVPVINPDTGYDLFVEGMPPLIYAAPGGLYVSLDGDLLADEREDRGWSLGRLATELGVSRRTVSKYEDGMNASIEVAIQLEELFNEPFSSPVDVLGGASDVRDADPTPKAPETDPDDEHVLHVLTNAGFTVHPTARAPFKAVSEDEGSAVTRVLTGHSTFTPAAEKRARIMSSIGEVAGTRSVYFTEEDAKRESVDGTALVSCEELAGISDPAEIRELIRDRAEEPSEA; encoded by the coding sequence ATGACCCGGACTGCGCTGATCGAGAACATCACCGCGATGTTGGAGGACGCGGGGTTCCTCGTCAGCGACCGGTGTGCGATCCGGCCCAAGAGCTTCGACGTGGCGGCGCGCCGCGGCGAGGACCTCGTGCTGCTGAAAATCCTCGGCAACGTCGACGCGCTCGACGCGGAGACCGGCGCGGAGATGCGCCGACTCGGGGAGTACCTGCAGGCGACGCCGATGGTCATCGGCGTTCGCACCCGCGACGAAGACCTCAAACCCGGCGTCGTCTACTTCCGTCACGGCGTCCCGGTGATAAACCCCGACACCGGCTACGACCTGTTCGTCGAGGGGATGCCGCCGCTCATCTACGCCGCGCCCGGCGGCCTCTACGTCAGCCTCGACGGCGACCTGCTGGCCGACGAGCGAGAGGACCGCGGCTGGTCGCTCGGGCGCCTCGCGACCGAGTTGGGCGTCTCGCGGCGCACCGTCTCGAAGTACGAGGACGGGATGAACGCCTCCATCGAAGTGGCGATCCAGCTCGAAGAGCTGTTCAACGAGCCGTTCTCCAGCCCGGTCGACGTGCTCGGCGGTGCGAGCGACGTGCGCGACGCCGACCCGACGCCGAAGGCGCCGGAGACCGACCCGGACGACGAGCACGTCCTCCACGTGTTGACGAACGCCGGCTTCACCGTCCACCCGACGGCCCGCGCGCCTTTTAAAGCCGTCTCCGAAGACGAGGGGAGCGCGGTGACGCGGGTGCTCACTGGCCACTCGACGTTCACGCCGGCGGCGGAGAAGCGCGCGCGCATCATGTCCTCAATCGGGGAGGTGGCCGGCACTCGCTCGGTCTACTTCACCGAGGAGGACGCGAAACGCGAGTCGGTCGACGGGACCGCACTCGTCTCCTGTGAGGAGCTCGCCGGTATCTCCGATCCGGCGGAGATTCGCGAACTCATTCGCGACCGCGCGGAAGAGCCGTCCGAAGCCTGA
- a CDS encoding P-loop NTPase, which yields MVTVYAVASAKGGVGKTTTTAAIATILADSGADVVAIDADLGMANLAEALGVSVEGVTLHDLLAGEASPREAVHEGPVGLRVVPGAVALDAYAAADPSGLREVVDAFEDADFVFIDAGAGLSHDSTLPLGLADETLLVSTPERSALGDTEKTRQLTERLGGSVAGAAITRLDPATAASDAPIDAVEQWLDAPVVGRIPEDVAVLRASESSDPLPLLAPDSAATRAYRDLTRTLTGATIPGPGLDSVDTEGEDETPTESESSDEGVASADEAAASTDDPDERETDEGADAAEPDEPEDTDDAGDEPDDADDDDAEDGEDIIVAEAERAGLGEPGDEEDIIVAAESPVETDEESTSDPEAEAVDPEEGTDAGVDDASDAESPAVDAVDGETETVGEGHVDGDDLEAMIESDLEPDAFDDETESAAAESEESDDTETDSATGRTPEQSDIDDELAGSVPFRDDDTGTMNTVLSDDDAEGDKADDDERDEDDDDGGFFSRLLGR from the coding sequence ATGGTAACGGTGTATGCGGTCGCGTCAGCGAAAGGTGGGGTCGGAAAGACCACCACGACCGCGGCAATCGCGACGATACTGGCCGATTCCGGCGCGGACGTCGTCGCAATCGACGCCGACCTCGGCATGGCGAACCTCGCGGAGGCCTTGGGCGTGAGCGTCGAGGGAGTCACCCTCCACGACTTGCTGGCGGGCGAGGCGTCGCCTCGCGAGGCGGTCCACGAGGGGCCCGTGGGGCTCCGCGTCGTCCCCGGCGCCGTGGCGCTCGACGCGTACGCGGCGGCCGACCCGTCCGGACTCCGCGAGGTCGTCGACGCCTTCGAGGACGCCGACTTCGTGTTCATCGACGCGGGCGCGGGGCTCTCACACGACTCCACGCTCCCGCTCGGCCTCGCGGACGAGACGCTCCTCGTCTCCACGCCCGAGCGGAGCGCCCTCGGCGACACCGAGAAGACCCGACAGCTGACCGAACGGCTCGGCGGCAGCGTCGCGGGCGCGGCGATCACCCGTCTCGACCCCGCGACCGCCGCGAGCGACGCTCCGATCGACGCGGTCGAGCAGTGGCTCGACGCCCCGGTCGTCGGACGGATTCCGGAAGATGTCGCGGTGTTGCGCGCGTCCGAGTCGAGCGACCCCCTGCCGCTTCTCGCCCCCGACTCCGCCGCGACCCGCGCCTACCGCGACCTGACGCGGACGCTCACCGGCGCGACGATACCCGGTCCGGGCCTCGATTCCGTCGACACGGAAGGGGAAGACGAGACGCCGACCGAGAGCGAATCGAGCGACGAGGGGGTTGCGTCGGCCGACGAAGCGGCTGCGTCGACCGACGACCCAGACGAGCGTGAGACGGATGAGGGCGCTGACGCCGCCGAACCGGACGAGCCCGAGGACACCGACGACGCAGGCGATGAGCCCGACGACGCCGACGACGACGACGCCGAGGACGGCGAGGACATCATCGTCGCCGAAGCCGAACGGGCTGGCCTCGGCGAACCGGGCGACGAGGAGGACATCATCGTCGCCGCGGAGTCGCCCGTCGAGACCGACGAGGAGTCGACGAGCGACCCCGAGGCCGAAGCGGTCGACCCCGAGGAGGGGACCGACGCGGGGGTCGACGACGCGAGCGACGCGGAATCCCCGGCGGTCGACGCCGTGGACGGCGAGACAGAGACGGTCGGAGAGGGGCACGTCGACGGCGACGACCTCGAAGCGATGATCGAATCGGACCTCGAACCGGACGCGTTCGACGACGAAACGGAGTCTGCGGCGGCCGAGTCCGAGGAGTCCGACGACACCGAGACGGACTCGGCGACCGGCCGCACGCCGGAGCAGTCGGACATCGACGACGAACTCGCCGGCAGCGTGCCGTTCCGTGACGACGACACCGGAACCATGAACACCGTCCTCTCGGATGACGACGCGGAGGGCGACAAAGCCGACGACGACGAGCGCGACGAAGACGACGACGACGGCGGCTTCTTCAGTCGGCTCCTCGGCCGGTAG
- the ahaH gene encoding ATP synthase archaeal subunit H, giving the protein MARPEVLDRIKEAEREADEIIAEAESDADERLAEARRRADEIRAEAEEEAESEAETRLETARDEIEDRREEILESGRSDRDELEREARDRVDTAVDYAVERFEEAVNQQAEEAVDAQA; this is encoded by the coding sequence ATGGCGAGACCAGAGGTGCTCGACCGGATCAAGGAGGCTGAACGGGAGGCGGACGAGATCATCGCGGAGGCGGAATCGGACGCCGACGAGCGCCTCGCAGAGGCTCGACGGCGCGCGGACGAGATCCGCGCCGAGGCCGAGGAGGAGGCGGAGTCCGAGGCCGAGACGCGACTCGAGACGGCCCGCGACGAAATCGAGGACCGCCGCGAGGAGATCCTCGAATCGGGTCGCTCCGACCGCGACGAGCTCGAACGCGAGGCCCGCGACCGCGTGGACACGGCCGTCGACTACGCCGTCGAACGGTTCGAAGAAGCGGTGAACCAACAGGCCGAGGAGGCGGTGGATGCTCAGGCCTGA